The sequence below is a genomic window from Bactrocera neohumeralis isolate Rockhampton chromosome 4, APGP_CSIRO_Bneo_wtdbg2-racon-allhic-juicebox.fasta_v2, whole genome shotgun sequence.
AGTTTTCTGATCTAGAAAACTTTAAATcgaaagatgaagaagttaataaGATCGTGCATAGTTTGGCGGAACAACATTCTACTGCAAAGGATCCGTTTAAGAACGAAAAATGGGAGACAAAAGGTGATTCTAGTTTGAAAGAATTAGCACTGCCTAAGGACTCCGAAAATTTACtacttgaaaataataaattaatccATGAAGATTATAAAGACCATAATGTGAAAGAAATCGTGCCAATTATAGCAGGAAAAAGTATTGAAGAAGTAATTGGGAATGGGAAGAAGGAAATAAGTTCCAAAAACGAAGTCTCTAATGAACTTACCGCGTCAAGTTTTAGCATGAGAAGACCGAATTTTGATGCGAAAGACGATACAAGCAAGCTTTTGGGTCTCAAGAATTTTGACTTCTCCTTTCCTGACTTAAATTTGAGGAGTTTGGCTTCTACCTCTAAAGATATCATATCCAAAGATAATAGTTTTGATGATTTCGCCAACTTGGGTATGTCCAGTCTTAAAATGAAGGTGCTTGAATCCGACGGGGAAGAAATTGATACTCCCACTGATATTGAAAGTTCTGGTTTCGCTGCCAATGAAGACATATCAAAGGAAAGCGACGTGAACGAATACGGCGTGCGGAAATCAGATGACACAAGCTTAAATATAAAGAGCCACAACGTTAGGGTTGCAACCGGGTTAGCGGAggctaaacaaacaaaaataaatggcTTCGTGTTAGGGGATCTATCCGCAATATCAGATAAAAATAATCTGGACTTAGATCGACAATTTACGAGGCAAGTTTTGGAAAAGGTTATGAGGAGTACAGTTCAAGAGCGTGAGCTTGACAAGCAGTAGATTGCGGTAATTACTATTTTGAAGTAGACATATTTTGTAGTCGTATTGATACCTTAAACAGTAATTATTTAAATGGTGTTCAGTTatagcaatttatttaaataaacagtTTTACGATTTTTACATGCGTTGTTTTCCCCCTCATTTCGATGGCCAATCTCTTGAAACTTAACTGAAACTAAGGTTACAGATAAGTAAGTTAACAAGGAGTATTGGTAGCTGCTTGATATATTctagtatatgaaaatataaataattctaCTTCTATGCGTATTTGCATTCCGGTTCCATTTAAAAATAGTAtgactttgtttatttttcgttttattcatcgaaaattatttatcgcttaaatttgcaaaaattggcAAGCGATTAGGTGTTCCGTTATGAACAAAATTGAATCTTTGTGACCAGTAAAATCTTTGCGAAGCCCAGGTTTTTACAATGAGTTGAGCGATATTTTAAATGCAACGTGCACAAAAGGATAATTGTTTTCGTCatgttggcaaatattttttggcTGCATGAAAACAAAACTGAAGTATCAACAAACATTTTGGTTTTCTCTTGTTACCATCTCCTTCATCCCCTAAccctttaaataataaatcgtAGTTTACAAGATATTAACATAGGTGTAAACACATCTATAAATAAGCCACACCGAGAAGATCACACCTTTCCTAAACACTAAATGcacatgttcatatgtacatacatacatatgcacttacGTATATGTGTGCTAAGTGTGTGGGCCCAGGGGTAATTTTGTTTACACTTATCAATACACACATGGCGACTTTGCATACACATTTCTGACATGAAATGAACTTGTTAAATCCACTATGTATTGTCTTAAaacaatatgtgtatgtaaacaattCAAATCGCTATTATTTGCGCAAATAGAGCGCATGAGAAATatcatcaaaatatttctgcGTACTCATCTTTGCTTCGAATTTACTAGATCGGAGGCCATAAaacatttttggaactttttaaaGACCCccacaaaatatattaattaacttagaCACTACGAATATTTACTTACTCATGTGtgctttgtaaattttataattagcaCATTGTTTAATTTAGGATTTGTACGTTCTACATATTTCTATAATCAATTATTTGCGAAGCTGAATAAACaatgaagaaaagaaaaaaaaataaattttcatcgaaaatcaCAACtgcatttatttaagttaagaGTTAATGCtttctttgaatttatatacacatgtacatatataaaacttaaaaaaaaaaacagaaaatgatGCCTATTTCACCtgcaaatttttgatttgtcgtggacatgtatgtatgtttgttcaTAGATACGAAAGCATGTGCTTTGCTTCTATGGTTAAAAACTTCGCCTTCCATACATCTACctttttacatttgtataaattatatccatattttcaaagttttgtacattACTTAAAATGTAAGAAATGAATCTTTAGCGATAGAAGGAGACTTGCTTGTTAATCAGAATTTAATTGacagatggctgctaaccagacattgatAAAATGTCCCTAAGATGGCCAGATAGGAAAATATTGCAGAGATACAGGAAAACATCAATGTCCTGAACTTGTTTTGGAagtaatttgtgtttgttaatacttttttgttgtaaagcTGGCTGCGGAATAGGAGcaattgtaatttttctgaaaaatatctCGTCGCGCGATGTTTAATGTTAGTacaaatgatatacatatgtacaaaattaattcgttttgcatttcatttgttttgtaCTAATTTGAgaatttaagtgaaaattttacttaaagttGCCACATTATTTAGGGATGCCGAGTGGCATTAATGCTGAGCGGTTAAAAACGCAAAAGTAAAGTAATTCATTGTTCTGTgctttgattaaatatttttatgaccaATATTTGTATAACACATCTAGGGATAACAGATCaatatttctttcattaaaTAATAGTATTTTTGAACTTGCAATAAGatccaatttatttaaatgctaTAACACTAATAATATAACTGTTATAAGCAAGTATTTTTAAGgattttatgaattaaattttgcattgcAATAAATAGTCAATTTCGCAAGCAGAATGGAAGCTTCCTTTTGCTGCTCTTGAGACAACGTTTGGAGGCGAACATCTTTTTAGGAGTGATTGCTAGTTGTGGTTAGTGAGAGGCCGCCTTTTCGTGGCGATGATGTAGTTTGCTTTATTGGTGACTTCTTCAGATTAACAAAGCCCAACTCATTGTCAGGTGATGGCGAAGATGTGGCACCGGAATTGCGTCTCGACGAAATTGCTCGTACATTTGTGTCTAAATGACGAAAACTACATTAAAGAGGGAGAAAGAAATATTCAGCTTCTCTTTACTTGTAATATTTGCTTGAaacgaaaatgtaaaaaactttgCATACCGCAATGAAACATTACTCTTCTGCCCTCCGTCATCATTGTTACTGTTGAAGAGAAACGCTAAGGGCCAGGAAATCCACGAATTCCGATCCATCGATGTTTGTGTTCTTATAATCGGATTCGAAGAGTGTCCCACTACCGGCGATGTAACATCTAATGACATATTTGGCGTACCTGCCTTATTGATAGCCGGGTTATAGATTTTCGGATCGCTGACCATTCGTACGAAGAATGAGCGTTTCTTAGCCAATGTGTCTTCCTTCTTTCGATTGATGATCTCCGTTAGTTCATCGTGTTGTTCCTTTTCAAGCAATTCGTTAGCAAAATCAACTATGGTTTCCCAGGCATAATCGATGTCATCTTCACAGGCATTTTGTGCCACCGCACAAAATCGTATAATGTATTTATCGTTGACACTAGCAGGAACCATATGCAGTTTACCTGATTCATTAATGGCGCTGAGTAGCTTCTCATTTAGCTTGTCGTTACCTTTCAATCGGAAACAAACCAATCCAAGCTAAAAGAGATTAACCAAAAACAATCctcaaataagtaaaaaaaaaacgggaagaaagaaggaaaaacgttaacttcggttgcaccgaaagatttcttataagaacttgattccgatcattgctatagtgattcgatctgaacactTACTTCGAAGATTGCACCATTGCCTTAGATAATGAGCTATcccgaattttgtgaagatgaCTCGGCAAATGAAAAGGCTTTgaatacaagcacttgattccgatcgttcagtttgtatggcagctatatgccatagtgatcAGATCTAACGATTTCATCCGAGATTGCACCAATACCTTAGACAATGAGTTATCCCAAATTTTAAGAAGATgactgatcgttcagtttgtatggcagctatatgctatagtgttccgatgtCGGCGTTACCGACAAATGTGCAACTTCTTGGCAAGAAGCGGACGTGAGAAAAGTTTCAAATCAATATCTCAAGAACTGATggactagttcgcttatatacatacaacccTGTTTAGGGTTTAATTAAAGAGTACGATGTACTTATAATACAATAATTGTACTCATTTAATGTCGCAAACTTGTGTGCAAAACAGCTGTTGCATGCAGTTTATTTTGCGAGAAAATTGCAATTATCCGAGACTATTTTCAGTagcattcattatttttaattatttataaaaaaacgaccTCGGATAAATGAAGAACATTTGACTTATTACAATATTGCGCTAATTTAACTCAAGTTGCGACTTTGCCACTATTACATAATTGCCACATTGAATGAGTCCCCTTAATATTTCACATATGTACTTTTTGGTTTGTTATTTACTACTACGTGGTagtgtacatataaacaattaGTGAAATCAATACGATATACGacatattatataatgtttCACCAATTCATCAAGGCGGTTACAACCAACGAACAAACCGACAGTAACTGCAATCTGTGATTACCCTTTCAAATGTGATGGGTTAGACAAAGAGTCTGCCAGTAGGTTAGGCAGTCAGTCAGCTGCAGTGCTAACCAGTCAATTGATCTGTCAATCAATTAAAAGcactaaaaaacaattttaataagtaAGGAAAGCATAAGCGCGGCCGGAACcaacaatacatatgtatgtacaaatatttacttatttaagtctTAAAACCTGTTTAACTTAGGCTTGATGGTTATGCGATCTTTGCTCTGATGATATCTTTGACTTTGatatttgtatttcttattGAGATCTCGcaaatttagttatattttcGGTAGAGAGTTAGGTGAAAGTCCTCCTACTAAGTATACTTTTTTATAGTTCAATTTCGAccaaatgtgtttaaaaatgcTTAATTTACAAAACTAATGCACCTTATGTTGCGGCTTATGAGTGTTGATGTGAAGCTAAGCGCGTCAGCCAGACACAGAGGCGAACTTTAAGTTGTACGGTgccatacgtatgtatatacatacatatgtacataacttatttacatatgtattgtaaGTATGTGTAGGTAGACATGCAATGTTTACACGAATCGAGCGATGGAATCACAAAACTTTACTAAGAGAAGCAAAAAAGTTCAGCCACCTACAGGTATTAGTACATGTTATACCTCTACATTAAAGCGGGTCACTTCGGATGATTAGGCGATATGTGATCCATAACTAATTAAATGTtgaatatggtatatgtatatatatgtatatacatataaaagtaatatgtgtatgtattttatttatttccacgACAGAACTtgataaaaaaaccaaaacaagaaaaaacgttaacttcggctgcaccgaagctaatatacccttcacaggtgcatatcttctagtaactatgtgtcgagcttgtatggaagctatatgctatagtaatccgatttgaacaatttttttggagattatgttattattttaagcagtaatccatgtcacatttcgtgaagataccacgtcaaatgcgaaagtttcccatgcaagcatttgattccgatcattcagtttgtatggcagctatatgctatagttaaccgatctgaaaaatttcttcggatattacattgttgccttagaaaataatctgtgccaacttttgtgaagatacattatcaaatgtgaaagttttccatacaagaactttcagtttgtatggcagctgtatgttatagtggtctgatatcggcagttccgacaaacgagcagcttcttgaacaGAAAATGAcgttcacaaaatttcaaaacgatatcttaaaaacagacagacggacatggctaaatcgactcagctcaacatactgatcatttatatatatactttatagggtctccgacgcttccttccgGGTGTTACAAACTCCAAGGTACAAaacttcagggtataaaaagttaaCTAAGAACTTAAGAACTTAATTCGGATCGTTAcgtttatatggcagctgtatgctacagtgatctgatctgaaccatttcttctaAAATTGTCTTATTACCTGAGATAATGATTAatgatccatgccaaatttcgtgaagatctcttgccaaatgaaattgttttttcatACATGCACTTGATTCCAATTGTTCAATTtctatggcagctttatgctgtAGTGCTCTTGgccgttccaacaaatgaggAGCTTCTTGATGAAAATAggtgcaaaatatcaaaaactgaggggctatttcgtatatacatatacagacagacagagagatgaacatggctaaatcgactctacTATCAAGctgatcattaatatatatgtatatatattttataggatctccgtCGTTTCCTTTGGgggttacaaacttcgtgacactCTTCATACAGACTGTTTAAGGTATAAAAATGTACACACAAACAATTTAAAGCTTGGCTCCGAATGCACCATTTTTACTTAGTTGAATGATacacatatctatataaattGTATACAAAATCGGTGGgtgtttgtatacatacatatattcatggaAATTGTAGATGGGTTGATATGAGCTGGGATTTCCTAACACAATATTCGGCTTTCACAAGCCATTCAATGCAAAAATGCGTTTTTGAACTCGAGTtcaaatgttaattaattttatacacCCGGAACATGTTACTAcatagtataatagttttgttcacctaacgtttTTTTAGACATGTGGTTCTCAAGAGTACATAAAACGCATATAACTCAATGTTAGGGCCAGGATTTGGTTTGGTTATAAAGATAAGGGTTtgccattatgttttaaaaattacttcgGGCAAGTGACCGCCGCGGCGAACTTGGAAAATTCCATTCGAGAAGTCGaattttttaccactttttgccataatttgggataatgccaaaaatactaaaagtttctttcaataaattgattgtttcgttggctgtatgTTATGCAGCGTCATTTTTTGGAACCAAAGTTTGTCCGCATTAACATTCTCTATTTCAGACACAAAAAAGACATCAATGTTGGCTCTATACCCTATACCGTTTCCCACTAACATTATGGCTGCcgtcatttttgaaaaaatatggaccaatgattgtCTCTGCCCATAGAGCACACCAAAAGGTATCTTGTTGAAGATGtaactgtttttcaaaaatggcTTGTTATGATATTCCACTCCAattgcgacaattttgtttattaacgtacTCATCCTCAAATTCAAAAATGCACTTCATCACTGAACAGAATTTTCTTACGCGAATCCGAACCTCGATTCGGTAACAATTTTGTAATCGTTGTTCCGGAATAATTCTGTTCATTTTGAAATGGTAAATCAAACTTAGTATAAACCAAGTAACAACTCTGAAAAAAGTATAGCCTTATTGAAAACTCATGAATCCGAACCGCGTAATATCGGGTAAATCCTTATCCTAACctccatatatctaatatacgAATTTCAAACTTATATATCGATCAATATGCAAAATTATGGTAACATATAATACTGGACATCAGATATATGAAATCGGTCCCCAAATTACCCCTCGTTATTCCAGCAGACTTTATGTTATATCGAatcttcataaaattgtgtGGAAATACTCCAGTTTTTCTCATAACCTGAATATATGTACCTGATGTGTTGATTTCGATCTACTTTTATGATAAACAATTTGTGTTGctcaaaatgtgtgatattCTAATAAAAGTAAGTGGACATGTTTTCTTAAACAACAAATAGTTTAGATTAAATTAGATTGAAACCTCATATGCCTAATATAAtcaatattatatattcttacatttttatactcttgtagcatgttgctacagagagtaatatttttgttcacctaacgattaTACGTATCACCTGAAACTAAtcgatatatgtagatatgggattatatatatacatgatcaGGATGACGGGATTAGTGCTTACAGTTGAATTTTTACCgaaatgtgtgagatatgtaattgaaattcagagataatccTTTCTTGATAGTAGCATGTCCGTGTGCTAGAAATTGCTtgagtcaatacttcccttagctcccaCATACCTAATATTAAAGTTTtagaacttccgggtgactttataccatatataacgGCCAATATGGgagttatattaataaaattgaaacagCTTGTTTTTCTAAAAACGGTGCACAGTTGGgctttgaatttataaaatcgGGTGCAAACTCGCTCTAGACCCAATATAACTAACAAGTTTTATGTTATTGAAGGcacttccctggctttaatcatTTCAAGttgcaataatataaaatgttctgttATACCCCGAACTTATTACTTCCCTACTTGTTTCATATAGCTTTATGCAACACCTAAAAGTATTTTCCCTTGAATCGCAAGAGTATAAAACattcggttgcatccgaacttacCCCTtccttttttgttcaaattgtaAACGCTTCAGCTTTTTAGCCACTCACCTTAACTTGATTACAAATCTCGAAGCGTTTATCTTTAAGCACATGCTGTTCGAAACGTTTGGCCAATTGGATGTGACGTCGTATATAGTTCTGCAATCCGGAAATTCCGTAGGAACGCAACACAAACCTATTTAGAACACacattaatattacatttttcataaaattatcatTTGTTAGATAAGAAAATTGTACGATGCTAATTACGAGTACAGATATTGAAAActgtcaaattaaattaattttaattaatttatttataattccgCATTCTCCTCATTCTTAGGTACATAGAGAATCTGTCATCTGCCCCCTCTCTGGTTCCTATAGAAGAGATAAAACTTCTGTTTGCTAATgaaattgctttttaattgaaaactacCCGAATCCCTCGATatcaacaattaatttttataattaaaatccGTAATTAATGGCAAGGTTTACAGTActacctgttgttgttgttccctTCAACTTCAAGAGTTCGAAtaggtaaaattaatttattaataccTATTTTAATAGATTTGCTTTCTAATTGATTTTAACAAATTCCTGATCAATGATTTTTGCTCAGTGGTATGTCAAACGGTGTTATTTGATTTGAAACCATTACAACTACATACGTACCACAATTTCAATGAGCGAAAACGTCGACTGAGCGGAACTCCCCAATGACGGTAGTCAATCGCTGCATCATCATAGCAATGCTTCAGATACAATGGATCCACGACAAGTGCTGATGTCAAGCGGATTCGATCGCGGACCCACAATGTTGAACAGTCGAAATTTGTTAATAGCCATTTATTGGGATTCGTATTGAATGAATCAGCGTATTCGATACCctatgcacaacaacaacaatagaaatGGTAAGAAAATGCCGGCTTAAGTAATTCACACAAacatttatatagtatgtacatacatacatatataacaggCATGTGTGTatggtagatatgtatgtatatgggcaaTATTAATAATGTACATTCCAATTCCAATTCTGCGAAATTCGCATGCACATCAAAATAAATACGATTAATTGCGTACCGTTAAGAGTGGCTTCAATTCGGGGCAGATGAAAGAGTTGCCGGCATAGGCAGCATCCACATGCAACCAAACACACTGAAACTTTTTCAATTCCTTGCCAATTTCCTCCAAGTTATCAAAGGCGCACGAGCCGGTAGTTCCAAGGGTGGTGGAAACGAAAAATGGCACCAAGCCTTGCAATTCGTCCTCCTCCATTGCCTAAAGATTATAGCAGTACACAAAATGTGAAAACTGTTGCGTaatatttcttaacattttcaATGCTCACCTCACTCACGGTGCGCCCGCGCAAGCTAGCATTTTCATCTGGCTCCAAAATTCGCAGT
It includes:
- the LOC126756315 gene encoding tyrosine decarboxylase, producing MDSQAFRKHGTEMVEYICKYLDTLKDRRVTPSVEPGYLRHLIPSEAPFEPEEWNKIMQDVEDKIMPGVTHWQHPRFHAYFPAGNAFESILGDMLGDGIGCIGFSWAASPACTELETIVLDWLGKAIGLPDHFLALKEGSTGGGVIQTSASECVLVSMLAARAQALKRLMAQHPFTEESHLLSKLIAYCSKEAHSCVEKAAMISFVKLRILEPDENASLRGRTVSEAMEEDELQGLVPFFVSTTLGTTGSCAFDNLEEIGKELKKFQCVWLHVDAAYAGNSFICPELKPLLTGIEYADSFNTNPNKWLLTNFDCSTLWVRDRIRLTSALVVDPLYLKHCYDDAAIDYRHWGVPLSRRFRSLKLWFVLRSYGISGLQNYIRRHIQLAKRFEQHVLKDKRFEICNQVKLGLVCFRLKGNDKLNEKLLSAINESGKLHMVPASVNDKYIIRFCAVAQNACEDDIDYAWETIVDFANELLEKEQHDELTEIINRKKEDTLAKKRSFFVRMVSDPKIYNPAINKAGTPNMSLDVTSPVVGHSSNPIIRTQTSMDRNSWISWPLAFLFNSNNDDGGQKSNVSLRFRHLDTNVRAISSRRNSGATSSPSPDNELGFVNLKKSPIKQTTSSPRKGGLSLTTTSNHS